A window of the Candidatus Neomarinimicrobiota bacterium genome harbors these coding sequences:
- a CDS encoding DUF350 domain-containing protein — protein MDPFGVQSTLWSYLRAIGWAVVASIGFAIGVAIAIKVFDWFSTDIDEWEEIKKGNWSVAIIFVSLIVMIGLLVYKVI, from the coding sequence ATGGATCCATTTGGTGTTCAATCAACATTATGGAGCTATCTCAGAGCCATTGGTTGGGCTGTGGTTGCTTCTATCGGTTTCGCCATCGGCGTCGCCATCGCTATCAAGGTTTTCGATTGGTTCTCCACCGATATCGATGAATGGGAGGAGATAAAGAAGGGCAACTGGAGTGTGGCCATCATTTTCGTCTCTCTTATCGTAATGATCGGCCTGCTCGTTTATAAGGTCATCTGA